One stretch of Nocardia fluminea DNA includes these proteins:
- a CDS encoding SDR family NAD(P)-dependent oxidoreductase, translating into MARTPDPIPDQHGRRFVITGANGGLGEVVTRTLAARGATVIMACRDTKRGRDIADRLVGDISVAALDLADLSDIRRFARECGEFDVLINNAGLMNVPFARTADGFETQFGVNHLGHFALTGLLLDRIQDRIISLSSISHGWTKALPLDDLRFERRRYSRHAAYPESKLATLIFGRELQRRFRESGSPLRSYAVHPGVAPTGLVAKTQTPLDYVAEPFIRLVGQSRTAAAQSMLYAATAPDADPDIYWGPTKLFNTRGPVSACPSSALSQDRALWQQLWAASERATGVRFPASAVIGEN; encoded by the coding sequence ATGGCAAGGACTCCCGATCCGATACCGGATCAGCACGGCCGGCGATTCGTGATCACCGGAGCCAACGGCGGCCTCGGCGAGGTGGTAACACGCACGCTGGCAGCCCGCGGCGCCACGGTGATCATGGCGTGCCGGGATACGAAACGGGGGCGCGATATCGCCGATCGTCTCGTCGGGGATATCTCCGTCGCGGCGCTGGATCTTGCCGACCTGTCCGATATCCGGCGGTTCGCGCGGGAGTGCGGCGAATTCGATGTCCTGATCAACAATGCCGGATTGATGAATGTGCCGTTCGCCCGTACCGCCGACGGATTCGAGACCCAATTCGGCGTCAACCATCTCGGTCACTTCGCTTTGACGGGCCTGCTGCTGGATCGGATCCAGGACCGGATCATCTCTTTGTCGAGCATTTCCCACGGGTGGACGAAAGCCCTGCCGCTCGACGATCTGCGCTTCGAACGCCGTCGCTACAGCCGGCACGCGGCCTATCCGGAATCGAAGCTGGCCACCCTGATATTCGGCCGCGAATTGCAGCGCAGGTTCCGTGAATCCGGGTCGCCGCTGCGTTCCTACGCCGTGCATCCCGGTGTCGCGCCGACCGGGCTCGTCGCCAAGACGCAGACGCCGCTCGACTACGTGGCCGAGCCCTTCATCCGGCTGGTAGGCCAATCACGCACCGCCGCAGCACAATCCATGCTGTACGCGGCCACCGCTCCGGATGCGGATCCCGACATCTACTGGGGCCCGACCAAGCTGTTCAACACCCGAGGCCCGGTCAGCGCCTGCCCGTCGAGCGCGCTGTCCCAGGACCGGGCGCTCTGGCAGCAGTTGTGGGCGGCGTCCGAACGTGCCACCGGTGTTCGCTTCCCCGCGTCGGCGGTGATCGGTGAGAACTAG
- a CDS encoding lipase family protein, whose protein sequence is MVGLLTASGPPSAAGAPPVYPAPDPDPFYAAPADLASKEPGAVLAVRTQEPLPYFPTATVSLVKFRSTDSQGRPIAATTTILTPKDHRPGAPLLSYQHIINGLGTQCAVSRALYAYDPNLLYRAVPLLNTMLLRGWSIALPDHLGPNAAYGAARLGGQITLDGIRAATGIAELGLAGSPAALLGYSGGGMATGWAAALAPQYAPELRLVGAAQGGVPMNITTMARALGFAPHPMFGLAMAAALGLEREYPDRLPISGQLNDTGLAVRDAMANGCTVELIAAGAMHSASDLASTVSLIDDPRAWEVGDANSLELFEPVPAIPIFEWHTPIDPLIPVDAVDRTNQRYCRAGTPVQSELYPSPDHLATAVMGFPSAVAWLDARFRGEPAPSNC, encoded by the coding sequence ATGGTCGGATTGCTCACCGCCTCGGGCCCGCCGTCGGCCGCCGGGGCACCTCCGGTGTACCCGGCACCCGACCCCGACCCCTTCTACGCCGCGCCCGCAGACCTCGCGAGCAAGGAACCCGGGGCGGTGCTCGCGGTCCGAACCCAGGAGCCGCTGCCCTACTTCCCCACCGCCACAGTCAGTTTGGTCAAGTTCCGGTCCACCGACTCCCAGGGCAGGCCGATCGCCGCGACCACCACGATTCTCACCCCGAAAGACCATCGCCCCGGTGCGCCGTTGCTGTCCTACCAGCACATCATCAACGGCCTCGGCACCCAGTGCGCGGTCTCGCGCGCCCTCTACGCCTACGACCCGAATCTGCTCTATCGTGCTGTGCCGCTGCTGAATACGATGCTGCTGCGCGGCTGGAGCATCGCCCTGCCCGACCATCTCGGTCCCAACGCCGCCTACGGCGCGGCCAGACTCGGCGGACAGATCACCCTCGACGGCATCCGCGCCGCGACCGGGATCGCGGAACTCGGCCTCGCCGGCAGCCCGGCGGCCCTGCTCGGTTACTCCGGCGGTGGCATGGCGACCGGCTGGGCCGCCGCCCTCGCACCGCAGTACGCGCCCGAACTGCGCCTGGTCGGTGCCGCGCAGGGCGGGGTGCCGATGAACATCACCACGATGGCGCGCGCACTCGGCTTCGCCCCGCACCCCATGTTCGGTCTGGCGATGGCCGCGGCCCTCGGACTCGAACGCGAGTACCCCGATCGCCTGCCGATCAGCGGGCAGCTCAACGACACCGGCCTGGCGGTGCGCGACGCGATGGCCAACGGCTGCACGGTCGAACTCATCGCCGCGGGCGCCATGCACAGCGCCTCCGATCTCGCCTCGACCGTGTCACTGATCGACGACCCGCGCGCGTGGGAAGTGGGCGACGCCAACAGCCTGGAACTGTTCGAGCCCGTGCCCGCGATCCCGATCTTCGAGTGGCACACCCCCATCGACCCGCTCATCCCCGTCGACGCGGTCGACCGCACGAACCAGCGCTACTGCCGGGCCGGGACACCGGTGCAGTCGGAGCTCTACCCGAGCCCCGATCACCTGGCCACCGCGGTCATGGGGTTCCCGTCTGCCGTCGCGTGGCTCGATGCCCGCTTCCGCGGCGAGCCCGCACCGAGCAACTGCTGA
- a CDS encoding lipase family protein: protein MRRIFTAVLTALCYGLTVGIFAPAATPEPHYPAPNPDPFFTAPADIGDFAPGDVVRQRKFNLGPYQGTDIWHVAFRSTNSAGDPIMGVTTVLIPAGVTNPPLVSYQALINSLGTKCNPSTSLLNDETPDAFGAVLPLGRGWAVALPDYLGPNVAYGAAKLSGMVTLDSVRALQRAPELGLGRSPIALAGYSGGGLATAWAAAMQPTYAPELKLAGVAAGGIPADLEQMALGIGFDHHPGFGLAWAAAMGLEREYPQRLPISDQLNGEGLWFRDFTADECRRFLLFHGVARSAEQLAATKSLMDSPEARAVLRENSLRYEPAVPETPMLIWQGVFDGLTPFDAVEDVATRYCAAGAPVTFSRYQIAEHMTTAVAGLPEAWNFLEARFRGEPAPTRC, encoded by the coding sequence ATGCGCCGGATCTTCACGGCCGTACTCACGGCGCTCTGCTACGGCCTCACCGTCGGCATCTTCGCTCCCGCGGCGACGCCGGAACCGCACTACCCAGCCCCCAACCCCGACCCCTTCTTCACCGCACCGGCCGATATCGGCGACTTCGCGCCCGGCGACGTGGTGCGGCAACGGAAGTTCAACCTGGGCCCCTACCAGGGCACCGACATCTGGCACGTCGCCTTCCGCTCGACCAACTCCGCGGGCGACCCGATCATGGGCGTCACCACGGTCCTGATCCCCGCCGGCGTGACGAACCCGCCGCTGGTGTCCTACCAGGCGCTGATCAACTCCCTCGGCACCAAATGCAACCCGTCCACCTCGCTGCTCAACGACGAGACCCCCGACGCGTTCGGCGCGGTGCTGCCGCTGGGCCGCGGTTGGGCGGTCGCGCTGCCGGACTACCTCGGCCCGAATGTCGCCTACGGCGCCGCCAAGCTCAGCGGCATGGTCACCCTCGACAGTGTGCGAGCGCTCCAGCGCGCCCCCGAACTCGGCCTCGGCCGGTCCCCGATCGCACTCGCCGGCTACTCCGGCGGCGGACTGGCGACCGCGTGGGCGGCCGCGATGCAACCGACCTACGCACCGGAGCTGAAGCTGGCGGGCGTCGCCGCGGGCGGTATCCCGGCCGACCTGGAACAGATGGCCCTCGGAATCGGCTTCGACCACCATCCCGGCTTCGGCCTCGCCTGGGCAGCGGCGATGGGCCTGGAACGCGAATACCCCCAGCGTCTGCCCATTTCCGACCAGCTGAACGGGGAAGGTCTGTGGTTCCGCGACTTCACCGCTGACGAATGCAGGCGCTTCCTGCTGTTCCACGGCGTGGCCCGCAGCGCCGAGCAGCTGGCGGCGACCAAATCCCTGATGGACAGCCCGGAGGCGCGCGCGGTGTTGCGGGAGAACAGTTTGCGCTACGAGCCCGCGGTGCCCGAGACGCCGATGCTGATCTGGCAGGGCGTCTTCGACGGACTGACACCCTTCGATGCCGTCGAAGACGTCGCCACCCGCTACTGCGCGGCAGGTGCACCGGTCACATTCTCCCGCTATCAGATCGCCGAACACATGACGACCGCGGTGGCGGGCCTGCCCGAGGCCTGGAATTTCCTCGAAGCCAGGTTCCGTGGCGAGCCCGCGCCGACCCGCTGCTGA